Genomic window (Rhinoraja longicauda isolate Sanriku21f unplaced genomic scaffold, sRhiLon1.1 Scf001105, whole genome shotgun sequence):
atggaattctctgcctcggaaagcagtggaggccaataccctggatgttttcaagcgttaGATGTAGCTATttgggctcacggaatcaaggaatatgggggaaaagcagaaacggggtactgaatttggatgatcagccatgatcatactaaatggcggtgctggcttgaagggccgaatggcctactcctgcacctattgtctctgcagcgcccgaggccaggatcgaacccggtccccagaactgggagacagcagcaatacgtgtgtcactgcgctgccctgttattacacacatcacagggatcaaacctgcacaagatcaggaaatcgaaacttaaaagcctcaccagaactccagaaatcttctctttctgttgctgctccatttgctggatccctgatttatattttgtgagagactggatggaagatttcacctgatcctggaattgtgtttgggaatcagaaaattaaatggttgaacagtaaaaatggaattaaacaatgatgcgattaaaatcggtttgcttttaccttgtggttttcaacagcttctttaaccggcatgaagctgtgagacttgtgttcccgcccagctgcacaaatcacacagatcagcttcttatcagtttcacaaaacagcttcagttcttcctgatgttcctcgcagtgaggtttactttcctcctctggaattatttcccgattcaggctcagtgttcgagctttctcagccagtctaactaaggcccgattcaccctgagggtgcggtctgtaaactcctctctacattccgggcaggagtttctcccctccctgtcccaactctgtgtgatacaggatcGGC
Coding sequences:
- the LOC144591552 gene encoding zinc-binding protein A33-like produces the protein EESKPHCEEHQEELKLFCETDKKLICVICAAGREHKSHSFMPVKEAVENHKDQVKSSIQSLTKYKSGIQQMEQQQKEKISGVLEQSHNLQSKITSQFAELHQVLTKKEQRVLADIREEKKRILKRMKKNLGEIEENLKSIQEEL